Genomic DNA from Candidatus Sulfurimonas marisnigri:
GAAAGTATTTAAAGGATATGGTTTCTTTATACAAAAATATCTTTGGGAAGAGTATGCTGCGTTTACACGTGGGCATGGACATGACCTTGCACCATTTGATATGTACCATAAAGTTCGTGGTCTTAAATGGCCTGTTGTTGATGGAAAAGAGACAGCATGGAGATTTAATGCTAAGTATGACCCATATGCAGCAAAAGCAACTAAAGAGAGTGGTAACTCACATGCATTCTACGGAACGCTTGCAAAAGCACTCCAAAGTGGTAACCTAGGCGGAAAAGATAAAGATTCTAAGAAAAAATCACTGGCAAATAAAGCCAAGATATTTGCTCGTCCGTACATGGATCCTCCAGAAATGCCAGATGCAGAGTACGATATTTGGTTAAATACAGGTCGTGTTCTTGAACATTGGCACTCAGGTACTATGACTATGCGTGTTCCTGAACTATATCGTGCAGTTCCTGAAGCGCTATGTTATATGCATCCGAGTGATGCAAAGAATAAAGACCTTAAACAAGGTGGTTTATGCTGGATAGAGTCCCGTCGTGGCAAAGTTAAAGCCAGAGTTGAAACTCGTGGTAGAAATAGACCACCAAAAGGGTTAGTATTTGTACCTTGGTTTGATGAAAAGGTATTTATCAACAAAGTTTGTCTAGATGCAACATGTCCTATGTCAAAACAGACAGACTTTAAAAAATGTGCTGTAAAAATTTACAAAGCATAAGAGGTTATACTAAAAAATGAAAACTGAGGCAGTTAGCGATAGAAGAAAGTTTATCCTTAATATGGCTAGAAGTGCTGGTATAACAGCACTTGGTGGTTTTATTTGGAGTGCATATGTTGATGAAGTTACAGCTTCACAACTTTTACTCCGTCCACCTGGAGCTATAAAAGAAGAAGATTTTCTAAAAACATGTATAAAGTGTGGGCTATGCGTTTTAGCTTGTCCTTACGATACACTATTGCTTGCTAAACCAGGTGACAATAAACCTCTGGGAACTCCATATTTTATCCCTAGAGATATACCTTGTTACATGTGTACAGATATTCCGTGTGTTCCTGTTTGTCCTACGGGAGCACTTAATGAGTCAAGTGTTACAACAGATAAGAAGCTGGATATAAACGCTGCCGATATGGGGCTAGCTGTTATAGACAGTGAGAGTTGTATAGCTTTTTGGGGTATCCAATGTGATGCGTGTTATAGAGCTTGCCCATTGTTGGGTGAGGCTATATCAATAGTATATGAAAAAAATGAGAGAACTGGTAAACATGCCTTTATGAAGCCAGTTGTCCATGCCAATATCTGTACCGGCTGTGGTTTATGTGAAAGAGCTTGTGTTACAGAAAAAGCATCTATATTTATACTTCCAAGAGAAGTTGCTATGGGAAAAGCTGGCGATTACTATATTAAAGGCTGGGATAAAGAGGACGAAAAGCGTTTAGAAAATGCAATGGAAATCAAAACGAAAACTGAAATAAGTAAAGAGAGTGCTATTGATTCTTTAAATAGCGAAGAGGAGTTGTACTAATGGCTACGCTATGGAATAACTACCGATATCTATTTTTTAGAAGATTTACACAATTAAGTATATTGGTTTTATACTTTTTGGCTAATGCTTGGGGGTGGAGTGTTCTAAAGGGTAACCTTAGTTCATCTCTGCTTTTGAATACCGTTCCTTTAAGTGATCCTTATGCAGCACTACAAATGCTTGCAGCGGGTGCCGTTTTAAGTGCAGATTTACTTCTAGGTGCATTTATAGTTACTATATTTTATCTGCTAATTGGCGGTCGCGTCTTTTGCAGCTGGGTCTGTCCGGTTAATATAGTTACAGATGCGGCAGCGCTTCTAAGAAGAAAACTTGGCGTTGATGCTATTTCAAGAAGACAGCCAGCTTCGCGAAACATGCGATACTGGGTTTTAGTATTAAGCTTGATAATCTCAGCTATTATGGGTATTACAGCCTTTGAGTTTATATCACCAATATCTATGCTTCATAGAGGTATAGTATTTGGTTTAGGTTTTGGTTGGGCAGCAATGCTCATAATATTTCTTTTTGACTTATTCGTCTTAAAGAATGGTTGGTGCGGACATGTATGTCCACTTGGTGGATTCTATTCACTATTAGGCAACTTTAGTCTAATAAGAGTAAGTCATTCCGAAGAGAATTGTACTTTATGTATGAAATGCAAAACTGTTTGCCCTGAGCACCAAGTACTACACATGGTTGGCAAAGAGAGTTTACCTGTCCTATCAGGTGAGTGTACAAATTGTGCTAGATGTATTGAAGTTTGTGATGATGATGCTCTTAATTTTTCAATACGAAACCTAGCAAAAAATAAAACAACGGGAGAGTAAAATGAAAGCAATAAGAAAGATAACAATTGGTTTGGTTGCTACTACACTACTAATAGTTGGTTGTGGAGATAAAACTAAAGCTGCTTCAGCAGGTGATGCTGAAGCACTTAAAGTTGTAACTGAAGAGTCTTTAGGTCTAAGAAAAACTGACATATATACAGAAGCAGGTACTGCCGCTGAGAAAACTGAGTATAGAACAGCTGCAGCTGGTGGAAGTTTAAAAATCAAAAGAGCATTTCAAGATGCTCCACCAATGATTCCGCATGATACTGATGGAATGCTACCTATTAAGATTGGTGACAATCAGTGTACAGGTTGTCATATGCCTGATGTTGCTGAGTATATGGATCCAAAGCCAACGCCTATTCCTGTATCTCATTTTACAGACTTTAGACCCAAGCACGGTGTTGTAGATGGTATATTCAAAAAAGCTGTAGACAACTACAAAAATGAAGTTGCTATAAAAGAAACAGAGAAGCTTCAAGGTTCAAGATTTAATTGTACCTTATGTCATGCTCCTCAATCTCAAGGGAATTTAGCGGTTGAAAATACTTTCGAAGCTAAGTTTACTTCTAAAGATGGTGCGAGTAAGTCAAGTTGGGCTGGAACTACTTTAACAGACTCCCTGGACACAATTAAGGGTGAAAGCTTTGTAACAGATGAAAACATTGCAAACAAAGATTCTGCTGCTGGTTATTTAAACGAGCACTAAATGAACAATAGAAGAGAGCTTTTTAGCTCTCTTGTTTCTTCTTTAAACACAAAGAACAATCAAGAGAAACTGATAAGACCGCCTTACTTTGGTGATGAATCTCTTTTTCATAATGAGTGTAGCAAATGTGACGCAAAATGCGCCACTGTTTGTGAAGAAGAAATAATTAAAATTGAAGATGACAGAACTCCATATTTAGACTTTTCTTTGAGCGGATGCACATACTGTGACGAGTGTGCAAAAGCTTGTGAGTTTGGTGTTCTACATGTAGAAGATAAAAAGCTGATTAATATACATGTAACTATTAATAAAAGTACATGTCTTAGTTGGAATCATACTATGTGTTTCTCTTGTAAAGACCCATGCTTGGATGATGCAATAGATTTTAAAGCGATGTTTATGCCTGAAATTAATGATAAATGTACATCTTGTGGATTCTGTATAAATAAATGTCCAACAAATGCAATAGATATAAAGGTGCTGTAGTGAATAAAATCATACTTATAGGTATTTTGCTGACATCTCTGTTTGGAGCAGACATAAAACAGCCTACTGGACACTTTATCTCCAGTGGCAATGTTGTTGATTTGGTATATAAAGAGGGCAAAGTTTACAGTGGCACAGATGCTGGGACGGTTGATATATTTGATTTTAAAAGTAAAAAACTTCTAAAGCAAATAAAACTAGAGCAGATAAAAGATTTTACAGGTGATGATGTTGATTCTAAAGTTTTTTCTGTTGATATTATTGATGATAAAATACTTATTCTTTCACAAACAAAACAAGGGTATAGAAGAGTCCATATTCATCAAAACAACAAAACAGAGCTTTTAATTGATTTTTCAAAAGCTCTCACTATTGCAAAAGCTAAATTTTTAAATAAAAGCACAATTTTATTGGGACTCCTTAGTAGTGAACTTATTTCATATGACATGACAACTGCTAAGCAAAATTGGTCCATTCAAGTAAGTGGCGCTAAGTTCTCTGACTTTTGTTTAAACGAGGAGAAGAGTGAGGTAGTAGTTGCAGATGAGAGTGGTAATCTAAAGATCCACAGCATAAAAAATGGCAAATTTATAAGAGTTCTGGAGGGACAAAATCTAGATAATGTTTTTCAGGTTGATTATAAAAATAAAATTATCGCTACAGCAGGTCAAGATAGAAGAGTTGTGATATATACTACTTCATCAAACCAGGCATATTATAAACAGTCAAATTTCTTAGTGTACAGTGTTGGTCTATCGCCAAGTGGCAACAGAGTGGCTTATGCCAGTGATGAAAACAACAATGTAACTCTATTTAACACTGCGACTAAATCAACTTTAGGAATATTTGGTGGAAACAAAATCACACTATCAAATATAGTATTCGTCAATGAGAATGATTTTTTAGTCTCAAGTAATGACAAAATTATTAATCTATACAGTGTAAAATAAATCAGGAGTAATAAATGGATTATAACAAAAGTGAATTTCTAATAGAAACAGAAGTTCCCCAAGATGAGCTTATTATTTCAAGAACTGATCTTAATGGAAACATTACATATGTAAATGATGTCTTTTGTAAAATAAGTGGCTACAAACCAGAAGAGCTTTTAGGAAAACAGCACAATATTGTTAGGCACCCTGATATGCCAAGTGTTGTTTTCAAAGATTTATGGGAGACGATTAAAAGTAAAAAACAGTGGACCGGTGTTGTAAAAAACATGCGTAAAGATGGTGGTTACTACTGGGTTCAGGCAATTGTTTCTGGAGTTTATAATGAAGGGGTTTTGGTTGAGTATAAATCACTAAGAACTCCTATAAGCTACGCTGAAAAATTAAAACATCAGAAGTTATATGATAAAATCCGTCAAGAAAACGGCGAAAAAATAAGAAAAATAATATATCAATAAATTATAAAAGGAAATAAAATGAATGTATCAAGCATAGTAGTTCAAACAGTACCAAAATATCTAGAAGAGGTTGTTCAGAGTCTAAAAGATTGTGAAGTATGTGATTATCATATGCATGATGAAAAAGGTAGAATCATAATTACAATAGAGGGTAGTGGTGTTTCTGAGGAGCTGGAAAAACTTAGAGTTATAGAAAACATTCCACATGTAGTTGCCGCTGATATGCAGATGGCATATAGTGAGGATGAGCTAGATGCACATATGGAAGTAATTGCTAATGGTGACGCTGTTCCTAAAATACTAAATGACGATAGCGCTAGAGTATCAGATATTACATATAATGGTGATTTAAAGAAAAAAGATGATTTAATTACATTTACTAAAAAATTTGATGAAACTAAGAGATAAGAGATGTCTGCAATATTTAAATCAATAATAAAAATGGCTGATGGTAGTAATGAAGATTGGTATATAGAACTTACAGATATTGCCGATGAGAGAGTGGAAATTTGTAAAGATTTGCAAGAGTACTCTAAAAAAATTGAAGAACTTGGTCGTGATTATGGTGGAAATATTGAAGAAGTCAGATGGAGTAAAGATGACAATGTGCCTCCACATATTATGGATATTGTTAGATTTGAGATGTCTAAACTTCAAAAAGATATTGAGGAAGAGACAGGTAAGTCACTTTTCGGTGAAGAGGATAAATAATGGAGGCTAAAGCTATAAAGACAGACAAATATTTTAATCCAAGTGAAATTTCAAAACACCTTGAAAATGTAGAGTATATTATAATGGCAGCTCCTGCACCAAGTAGTTTTAAAAACACTCCAATTCAATTTACAATCTTTTTAAATACAGATGAGAAGCTACCACAAGATGTTAAAGATGCTATTTTAGATAAGTTTTTAGATGAAAACTCAATAAAGAGTCCAATAGAGGTAATGAGCCAGTTAATGCCTGTTGGATTTTCAATGAGTTCACAAGACACTCCAATGCCACTGCTTTTAGTATCACCAGAAGATCAAAGAAGTATACCCTACTCCGTAATGCATGTAATGGACTTTCTAGCCGATTCTGACAACTTTTATGAAGCAAAAACACATAAGCTTACAGGATGGACGTATTCATATAATTAGATGAAGATATAGATTCTATCTCTTCTATTGTTTTTGCAATACCTATGGAGAGGTTTTTGTAGCCATTTTGAGTAACTAGAATGTCATCTTCAATTCTAATCCCAATACCTCGATACTCTTTGGGCACATTTTTATCATCTTTGTCTATATATAATCCAGGCTCTATAGTTAAAACCATACCTTTTTTAAGTGGTATTTCTTTCTTTTTATCATCCAAGTAAGGAGCCGTATCGTGAACATCCAGGCCCATCCAATGACCTATTCCATGCGGATAATATTTTTTGTGTTTCTTATTTTTAATTAGCTCTTTGTAGTCACCCTTTAAAATACCAAGTTTAACCATCCCTTTTGTTAACAATATCTCCGCTTTAGCTTGCAAATCACTTCGTTTCACATTTGGCTTAATCATCTCTATTATCTCAAGCTGAGTATTCAAGATTAAACTATACAACTCTTTTTGTGCTTTTGTAAATACACCACTTACAGGAATAGTTCTTGTAATGTCACTTGCATAGTATTCATACTCACATCCTGCATCTATTAAGATAAGTTCTCCATCAACTAGCGGTTGATTATTATCTATATAATGAAGCGTATTAGCACTGTTTCCACATGCTACTATAGATGTATATGCATCACTGTATGCTCCATTTTTTTTAAATTCATACTCTATTTCTGCTTGAAGTTCAAACTCATTTTTACCTATTTTCTTACTACGCATTGCCCGATTATGAGCTTCTGTAGTTATAGCTACTGCTCTGTTTATTAAATTTATCTCAGAAGTAGATTTTACAAGTCTCATTTTTTGTACATGTAAAACTATATTATCAAAAGTTTTAATCTCTTTTGATAATTTTAAAACCTTTTTTAATCTTTTATCTTTAGAATCTAAATCATAATATAAATATTTTTTATTCGCTAAATACTCTTTTATACTCTTTTTAAAATAATCAGTAGTGTAAATTTCATCAACAAAAAATCTTTTTTTTGCCTCTTTAACGCCTAGTCTTTTCCCGTTCCAAAGCTCTAACTGTTCATCTTTTTTTTGTAGAAATATAACTGTTTTAACACTCTCTTTTTCTTTAATAAAGACTAAACTTGCATTGTCTTCTCTAAAGCCTGTAAGATAATAAAAGTCACTATTTTGCCTATATGGATATTCTGTGTCGTTTGATCTAGTCTTACATGTAGCGCTAAATATAACACCTACTGAACTATTATAAAGTTTTTTGGCTAACTTATCTCTTCTTTTTTTATACTCATTCTCTGTTATCACTTACAAACTCCATTAAGCCACTCTAAACTTTGTTCTAATACATTAGATAATGAAGCGTTCAACGCTTCCACTCCGCCATCTGCATTAAGAGTAGTTGAATTAACTTTAGACTTAAATGTTTTAGCTGAAAGTACTTCTCTTGTTTTTAAATCAATAAGTGTTAAACTTATTACAACATTAGCATATGATTCTTTTAAGTCTTCGCTGTAATACTGCATAAAATCTTCTATATTTATCTCTAAAATCAAATCTCCATTACTTCTAGATTTTGATATTTGAACATTTTTAAAGAGATTACTATCTCTTACTTTTTCATATATTTGTAAAGTTATAGCATGGTTTGGTGTTTCACTCCATTGAGACTCCGTATATGAAAAGATTTTATTTTCATCTTGCCCGTAATTCATTTTTAAAGACATAAGCACACTAGAACTAAATGCTTGTGACACCTTTAATGATTTATCTAGATAACCATCTGCTCTGCTATTTGTATTTATATTCTTAGCCACTACCCGGTACTCTGTAACAGAAGGTTTCGTTGTGGTACAACCTGAGAGTAAAAACAAACTTGCAATCATTAAAATTAGTTTCATATATTAATCCTCACCTGGTCCTTTTTTTATTTTTTCCTGCGTAAATATCATATCTCCTGGACTTCTTTCATACTGGTTAATAGCTTCTTCTATCTTTACAATAAGCTGTTGCATTGATAAAAAAGTATTGTTCATAGTTGGAACTACGTCACTTGTAATCTCTTTTAAATTAAAATCACCACTCGACACTGCTTTTTTAAATACATCCATTGAGTCTTGAATACCAATATAGCTATTTTTAATTGAATGAAAAGAACCTGATATTTTATTTTCCCATTCTACACTGTTTTCTAAAAATATATCTATGCGCGGCATTATTTCATCTAGCTTTTTCGTACTACTGTTAAGATTTTTCATAGCTGATTGAAAATCATTTATTGTTTTATCGTCTAACAATAGATTCATTTTATCCATAAACTTAGCACTGTTTTTCAGTAAAAGTGAAACTTGAATCTGATTTTCACCATCGAGTAACTCTTGAGTTTTCATTAATGTTGTTGATAAATTATCCGAAAAATTTCCAAATGATGACTCAAGCTGATTAAACAGTGAAGGAATAGTTTTTATTACTGGATAATCTTCTCCTTCTTTAGCTTCTAAAGGCTCTGCATTGCTATCATCAAAACTAAGATTAATATAACTTAAACCTGTTATACCATGCGAATTCAATTTGGCAACAGTTGATGACTTTATAGGTGTGGTTTTTAAAACACTGATTAACACCTCTACTTTTTGAGAGTTTTTTTGGTTAATGCTAAGTTTTACAACCTTTCCAACACCAACGCCTCTGTACTTTACTGATGCATCAACATTAAGACCTAATACAGATTCATCAAAGTATATAAGATATTTTTGCTTCTCATCTTCAGACGATGGCTTTAAAAGCCAGTACGTAAACCCAAGCATCATAGCCAAACTAAAAAGTACTAAAAAACCAATTAAACTATAATTTACTCTATTATTCATTATGATTCCCAAAAAATATCTGTATAAACTCACTCTCTACAGACTTTATACTATCTAAACTTCCCTCATAAACTATCTTTTTATTGTCAATAATTGCGACAGAATCAAGTGTATCATAAATAGAATGTAAGTCGTGTGAAACCAT
This window encodes:
- a CDS encoding nitrate reductase cytochrome c-type subunit, whose protein sequence is MKAIRKITIGLVATTLLIVGCGDKTKAASAGDAEALKVVTEESLGLRKTDIYTEAGTAAEKTEYRTAAAGGSLKIKRAFQDAPPMIPHDTDGMLPIKIGDNQCTGCHMPDVAEYMDPKPTPIPVSHFTDFRPKHGVVDGIFKKAVDNYKNEVAIKETEKLQGSRFNCTLCHAPQSQGNLAVENTFEAKFTSKDGASKSSWAGTTLTDSLDTIKGESFVTDENIANKDSAAGYLNEH
- a CDS encoding PAS domain-containing protein translates to MDYNKSEFLIETEVPQDELIISRTDLNGNITYVNDVFCKISGYKPEELLGKQHNIVRHPDMPSVVFKDLWETIKSKKQWTGVVKNMRKDGGYYWVQAIVSGVYNEGVLVEYKSLRTPISYAEKLKHQKLYDKIRQENGEKIRKIIYQ
- the napH gene encoding quinol dehydrogenase ferredoxin subunit NapH → MATLWNNYRYLFFRRFTQLSILVLYFLANAWGWSVLKGNLSSSLLLNTVPLSDPYAALQMLAAGAVLSADLLLGAFIVTIFYLLIGGRVFCSWVCPVNIVTDAAALLRRKLGVDAISRRQPASRNMRYWVLVLSLIISAIMGITAFEFISPISMLHRGIVFGLGFGWAAMLIIFLFDLFVLKNGWCGHVCPLGGFYSLLGNFSLIRVSHSEENCTLCMKCKTVCPEHQVLHMVGKESLPVLSGECTNCARCIEVCDDDALNFSIRNLAKNKTTGE
- the napG gene encoding ferredoxin-type protein NapG — translated: MKTEAVSDRRKFILNMARSAGITALGGFIWSAYVDEVTASQLLLRPPGAIKEEDFLKTCIKCGLCVLACPYDTLLLAKPGDNKPLGTPYFIPRDIPCYMCTDIPCVPVCPTGALNESSVTTDKKLDINAADMGLAVIDSESCIAFWGIQCDACYRACPLLGEAISIVYEKNERTGKHAFMKPVVHANICTGCGLCERACVTEKASIFILPREVAMGKAGDYYIKGWDKEDEKRLENAMEIKTKTEISKESAIDSLNSEEELY
- a CDS encoding ferredoxin-type protein NapF; the protein is MNNRRELFSSLVSSLNTKNNQEKLIRPPYFGDESLFHNECSKCDAKCATVCEEEIIKIEDDRTPYLDFSLSGCTYCDECAKACEFGVLHVEDKKLINIHVTINKSTCLSWNHTMCFSCKDPCLDDAIDFKAMFMPEINDKCTSCGFCINKCPTNAIDIKVL
- a CDS encoding ABC-type transport auxiliary lipoprotein family protein; this translates as MKLILMIASLFLLSGCTTTKPSVTEYRVVAKNINTNSRADGYLDKSLKVSQAFSSSVLMSLKMNYGQDENKIFSYTESQWSETPNHAITLQIYEKVRDSNLFKNVQISKSRSNGDLILEINIEDFMQYYSEDLKESYANVVISLTLIDLKTREVLSAKTFKSKVNSTTLNADGGVEALNASLSNVLEQSLEWLNGVCK
- a CDS encoding chaperone NapD, whose protein sequence is MNVSSIVVQTVPKYLEEVVQSLKDCEVCDYHMHDEKGRIIITIEGSGVSEELEKLRVIENIPHVVAADMQMAYSEDELDAHMEVIANGDAVPKILNDDSARVSDITYNGDLKKKDDLITFTKKFDETKR
- a CDS encoding aminopeptidase P N-terminal domain-containing protein; this translates as MITENEYKKRRDKLAKKLYNSSVGVIFSATCKTRSNDTEYPYRQNSDFYYLTGFREDNASLVFIKEKESVKTVIFLQKKDEQLELWNGKRLGVKEAKKRFFVDEIYTTDYFKKSIKEYLANKKYLYYDLDSKDKRLKKVLKLSKEIKTFDNIVLHVQKMRLVKSTSEINLINRAVAITTEAHNRAMRSKKIGKNEFELQAEIEYEFKKNGAYSDAYTSIVACGNSANTLHYIDNNQPLVDGELILIDAGCEYEYYASDITRTIPVSGVFTKAQKELYSLILNTQLEIIEMIKPNVKRSDLQAKAEILLTKGMVKLGILKGDYKELIKNKKHKKYYPHGIGHWMGLDVHDTAPYLDDKKKEIPLKKGMVLTIEPGLYIDKDDKNVPKEYRGIGIRIEDDILVTQNGYKNLSIGIAKTIEEIESISSSNYMNTSIL
- a CDS encoding WD40 repeat domain-containing protein; translation: MNKIILIGILLTSLFGADIKQPTGHFISSGNVVDLVYKEGKVYSGTDAGTVDIFDFKSKKLLKQIKLEQIKDFTGDDVDSKVFSVDIIDDKILILSQTKQGYRRVHIHQNNKTELLIDFSKALTIAKAKFLNKSTILLGLLSSELISYDMTTAKQNWSIQVSGAKFSDFCLNEEKSEVVVADESGNLKIHSIKNGKFIRVLEGQNLDNVFQVDYKNKIIATAGQDRRVVIYTTSSNQAYYKQSNFLVYSVGLSPSGNRVAYASDENNNVTLFNTATKSTLGIFGGNKITLSNIVFVNENDFLVSSNDKIINLYSVK
- a CDS encoding MlaD family protein yields the protein MNNRVNYSLIGFLVLFSLAMMLGFTYWLLKPSSEDEKQKYLIYFDESVLGLNVDASVKYRGVGVGKVVKLSINQKNSQKVEVLISVLKTTPIKSSTVAKLNSHGITGLSYINLSFDDSNAEPLEAKEGEDYPVIKTIPSLFNQLESSFGNFSDNLSTTLMKTQELLDGENQIQVSLLLKNSAKFMDKMNLLLDDKTINDFQSAMKNLNSSTKKLDEIMPRIDIFLENSVEWENKISGSFHSIKNSYIGIQDSMDVFKKAVSSGDFNLKEITSDVVPTMNNTFLSMQQLIVKIEEAINQYERSPGDMIFTQEKIKKGPGED